A part of Deltaproteobacteria bacterium genomic DNA contains:
- the grpE gene encoding nucleotide exchange factor GrpE, whose product MDRDEGLEKEARNEGGAAEEGAPIAETPEEEIRRLSEQLSAKSLEASGNHDKYLRALAELENYKKRAEKEKSEAISFANGSLIEEILPIIDNFERALAHANGDGSVESLRQGVKLTVDQVYGALKKFGLDEIKAAGEKFDPAVHHAISEEETEKAEPGTVVKEFQKGYLLKGRLLRPAMVAVSRRPAGS is encoded by the coding sequence ATGGACAGGGACGAAGGGTTGGAAAAAGAGGCCCGGAATGAGGGCGGGGCGGCGGAGGAAGGCGCGCCGATTGCCGAGACACCGGAAGAGGAGATACGGCGCTTAAGCGAGCAGCTCTCGGCCAAGTCCCTGGAGGCCTCGGGGAACCATGACAAGTACCTGAGGGCCCTGGCAGAGCTCGAGAACTACAAGAAAAGGGCAGAGAAGGAGAAGTCCGAGGCAATAAGCTTCGCAAACGGGAGCCTCATAGAGGAGATACTGCCGATAATCGATAATTTCGAGAGGGCCCTTGCCCACGCGAACGGCGACGGGAGCGTTGAATCGCTTAGGCAGGGAGTTAAGCTCACCGTCGACCAGGTCTACGGAGCACTTAAGAAATTCGGGCTCGATGAGATAAAGGCGGCAGGGGAGAAGTTCGACCCTGCGGTACATCACGCGATATCCGAGGAGGAGACCGAGAAGGCGGAGCCCGGGACAGTGGTGAAGGAGTTCCAGAAGGGCTATCTTCTGAAAGGGAGGCTCTTGAGGCCGGCCATGGTGGCCGTTTCCAGGCGCCCGGCCGGCTCATAA
- a CDS encoding radical SAM protein, producing MDSTLLNIHAILPRSRVNGPGLRLVVFFQGCKRGCRGCFNPDTHALGQRDLLSAACIMERHHSPEIEGITVSGGEPFLQPHGLKELLLAGRARGLSTLVYTGFILEDLEADPLMRGCLSLIDVLVDGPYEREMPEETLLPRGSTNQRFHFLTPRYSLDDLLMPGRAELFISGDGTVRETGFGSLTRTVL from the coding sequence ATGGACAGCACCCTTCTTAACATACACGCTATTCTGCCTCGCTCCAGGGTGAACGGCCCTGGTTTGCGGCTCGTGGTCTTTTTCCAGGGCTGCAAGAGGGGCTGCCGGGGGTGTTTCAACCCGGACACCCATGCCCTTGGGCAAAGGGACCTCCTTTCCGCCGCGTGCATAATGGAAAGGCATCATTCCCCCGAGATAGAAGGCATAACCGTAAGCGGCGGCGAGCCGTTCCTCCAGCCACATGGCCTTAAGGAGCTACTTCTGGCCGGGAGGGCCCGGGGCCTCTCGACACTCGTATACACGGGCTTTATCCTCGAAGATCTGGAGGCCGACCCTCTCATGAGAGGATGCCTCTCTCTCATAGACGTCTTGGTGGACGGGCCTTATGAGAGGGAGATGCCGGAGGAAACGCTCCTCCCGCGGGGCTCCACGAACCAGAGGTTCCATTTCCTGACCCCCCGATATTCCTTGGACGACTTATTGATGCCCGGCAGGGCGGAGCTATTCATCTCCGGCGACGGGACGGTCAGGGAGACCGGGTTCGGCAGCCTGACCCGGACGGTTTTATGA
- a CDS encoding Hsp70 family protein yields MKMSGLEAPRQYLSTASKTDDKSAIRSLIVRAGRELPKTPEALELFASAFELLDRIEDPVDRRFALLDFVKEIPCTPAFGRLYLKAAEAAVIAADALDEKQRRITELLRLANELPKSQEFTDLRLLAWRLALGLPDRPRFAEPNLERIASELPKASDISFFAGYAILGVARLMPKDGPFLPVYKEAIELAIRAADAVAEPYYRRYACLSIGDELPKDGEFETLRLKAFEGAYRATLAIADPFGREYCLIELFQATPKTRDFFPLIQKIIEDALSFFTVRKWMEDVEVFDVVDYILSADDHDISDSKKNRFSREKYSKAISKELLKFGGSLNDTRFIETLRPYTHVWIRPQALRDSIKKVVARLESLKSTYHGAEVERPVFVSELYPETGAAVVRQKDLSPKECISIDLGATNTVVMRKKKDEAPDFMHLGSICRQYDSIHIVPTLLSAETNNIGAEAAGGNAVSNMKQLLLEGNPRGREHMERFIRILHQHMKKATVNTGWFSILPKNAAEVVYITVPVGYQEYSATVREIASKVMKGARVELIEEPLAAAVGYQVADDRDRLIMVIDFGGSTLNTMVVRLNMDEVHIVAKPERALMLGGHDIDHWLAEHLSAKAGITGASRESLRLAAEEVKIRLSERREVPFAWDGREAGKVTRDEFEEVLEKRDFYGTIDRAIINVIKRAEKVGVRKEAIEAILLTGGSSQIPSFKEKIGDIFPGLRAGNLIYDHSPLTAVGMGAAFYGTRDITDRHLAMAYALRYAPHEKDVTHSWCIVLEKGDQLPLEKTFRVRPARKLGLQKEITIELYEIPERLLARRWVVEDGIEYLKQELKEMAGEALPGLKPFTIAFEEPVPDEVHVAFCVNGSGEVALKYGPHGKIVETGLKLQ; encoded by the coding sequence ATGAAGATGAGCGGCCTCGAAGCACCGAGGCAGTACCTCAGTACTGCGAGTAAGACGGACGACAAGTCAGCCATACGGAGCCTTATCGTGCGCGCAGGGAGGGAGCTCCCGAAGACGCCTGAGGCCCTTGAATTATTCGCATCCGCATTCGAACTCCTCGACAGGATAGAGGACCCCGTTGACAGGAGGTTCGCCCTTCTCGATTTCGTCAAGGAAATACCGTGCACCCCGGCTTTCGGCAGGCTCTATCTCAAGGCAGCCGAGGCGGCCGTTATCGCTGCCGACGCGCTGGATGAGAAGCAGAGGAGGATCACGGAGCTTCTGAGGCTCGCTAACGAGCTGCCGAAGTCCCAGGAGTTCACGGACCTCCGCCTCCTCGCATGGAGGCTCGCGCTCGGCCTGCCGGACAGGCCCCGGTTTGCGGAGCCCAATCTCGAGAGGATAGCGAGCGAGCTCCCCAAGGCGAGCGACATATCCTTTTTCGCCGGATACGCCATACTCGGCGTTGCCAGGTTGATGCCAAAGGACGGGCCGTTCCTCCCGGTTTACAAGGAGGCGATAGAGCTCGCTATACGGGCCGCCGACGCGGTAGCCGAGCCGTACTACCGGAGGTACGCCTGTTTGTCCATCGGCGACGAGCTCCCAAAAGACGGTGAGTTTGAGACGCTTCGCTTGAAGGCCTTTGAGGGCGCGTACAGGGCCACCCTTGCCATCGCCGACCCGTTCGGCCGTGAATACTGCCTTATAGAGCTCTTCCAGGCCACCCCGAAGACACGCGACTTTTTCCCGCTGATACAGAAGATAATAGAGGACGCGCTCTCCTTCTTCACCGTCCGGAAATGGATGGAGGACGTAGAAGTCTTCGACGTGGTCGACTACATACTCTCGGCCGACGACCACGACATATCGGATTCCAAGAAGAACAGGTTTTCGCGCGAGAAGTACTCGAAGGCCATATCCAAGGAGCTTCTTAAATTCGGCGGATCCCTGAACGACACGCGCTTCATAGAGACGCTCAGGCCTTATACGCACGTCTGGATACGTCCACAGGCGCTGCGCGATTCCATCAAAAAGGTGGTGGCCCGCCTCGAATCGCTCAAGTCCACGTATCACGGGGCCGAGGTCGAAAGGCCGGTATTCGTCTCCGAGCTTTATCCTGAAACCGGCGCGGCGGTCGTAAGGCAGAAGGACCTTTCGCCGAAGGAGTGCATCTCAATAGACCTCGGAGCGACCAACACCGTAGTCATGAGGAAGAAAAAGGACGAGGCCCCGGATTTCATGCACCTGGGCTCCATATGCAGGCAGTACGATTCCATCCATATCGTGCCCACGCTTCTGAGCGCCGAGACCAACAACATAGGCGCGGAGGCTGCAGGGGGAAACGCCGTCTCCAACATGAAGCAGCTGCTTCTCGAGGGGAACCCCAGGGGCAGGGAACACATGGAGAGGTTCATAAGGATACTCCACCAGCACATGAAGAAGGCGACCGTCAACACCGGCTGGTTCTCCATCCTTCCGAAGAACGCCGCCGAGGTCGTCTACATAACCGTGCCGGTCGGCTACCAGGAATACAGCGCCACTGTCCGCGAGATCGCCTCGAAGGTCATGAAGGGCGCAAGGGTGGAGCTCATCGAGGAGCCGCTAGCGGCGGCCGTGGGCTATCAGGTGGCCGACGACAGGGACAGGCTCATCATGGTCATCGACTTCGGCGGAAGCACGCTCAATACGATGGTCGTCAGGCTCAACATGGACGAGGTGCACATCGTGGCAAAGCCCGAGAGGGCGCTCATGCTGGGAGGCCATGATATCGACCACTGGCTCGCCGAGCACCTTTCGGCAAAGGCCGGCATAACGGGCGCTTCCCGCGAAAGCCTCCGTCTCGCGGCGGAGGAGGTGAAGATAAGGCTTTCCGAGCGGAGAGAGGTCCCGTTCGCCTGGGACGGCAGGGAGGCCGGCAAGGTCACGAGGGACGAGTTCGAGGAGGTCCTCGAAAAGAGGGACTTTTACGGGACAATCGACCGCGCCATCATAAACGTGATAAAGAGGGCCGAAAAGGTCGGCGTGAGGAAAGAGGCGATAGAGGCCATACTCTTGACGGGCGGGTCATCGCAGATACCCTCCTTCAAGGAGAAGATAGGGGACATCTTCCCTGGGCTCCGGGCCGGTAACCTAATCTACGACCACAGCCCGCTCACGGCGGTCGGTATGGGGGCGGCCTTCTACGGCACAAGGGACATAACGGACAGGCACCTTGCCATGGCATACGCCCTCCGGTACGCGCCCCACGAGAAGGACGTCACGCATTCCTGGTGCATCGTCCTTGAGAAAGGCGATCAGCTTCCGCTCGAGAAGACCTTCAGGGTGAGGCCCGCCAGGAAGCTTGGCCTTCAGAAGGAGATAACCATAGAGCTATACGAGATACCCGAGAGGCTCCTTGCGAGGAGATGGGTAGTCGAGGACGGCATAGAGTACCTGAAGCAGGAGCTTAAGGAGATGGCAGGCGAGGCCCTCCCCGGGCTCAAGCCCTTTACCATCGCTTTCGAGGAACCCGTTCCTGACGAGGTACACGTGGCATTTTGCGTGAACGGGTCGGGAGAGGTGGCCCTGAAGTACGGACCGCATGGAAAAATAGTGGAGACCGGCCTTAAACTCCAGTAG
- a CDS encoding DUF2156 domain-containing protein, whose protein sequence is MHQALRGLEPEISEFTFANLYLFRKAHGYMLSILPDGSPAISGEDDGAAFFILPAGLPPIELLTDLFQRFVSMKCVTEERAKELSALGFSVAEDRDNFDYLYSREELSKLAGRRYHRKKNLVNYFTGRYRYEARPLLPEHRKDALRVLDEWRAGEAGPGDYEAAKEGLELSEELGLCGGIYFVEARPAAYTLGEELNSNTFVIHFEKGVPGFKGLLQFVNRSFASILPDKYRLINREQDLGLNGLRKAKTSYRPVGFVKKYRAFTKRP, encoded by the coding sequence CTGCACCAGGCCCTCAGGGGCCTTGAGCCGGAAATCTCGGAATTCACCTTCGCGAACCTCTATCTTTTCAGGAAGGCCCACGGGTACATGCTCTCAATACTTCCGGACGGTAGCCCCGCCATCTCAGGGGAAGACGACGGGGCCGCCTTCTTCATCCTCCCTGCCGGCCTCCCCCCGATTGAGCTCCTTACGGATCTTTTCCAGAGGTTCGTCTCCATGAAGTGCGTAACCGAAGAACGTGCGAAAGAGCTCTCGGCGCTGGGCTTCAGTGTCGCCGAGGACAGGGACAATTTCGACTACCTCTACTCGCGAGAAGAGCTTTCAAAGCTTGCGGGCCGGAGATACCACAGGAAAAAGAACCTGGTGAACTATTTTACGGGGAGATACAGGTACGAGGCCAGGCCTCTTCTTCCCGAGCACAGGAAAGACGCGCTTCGGGTATTGGATGAGTGGCGTGCTGGCGAGGCCGGGCCGGGCGATTACGAAGCGGCAAAGGAAGGGCTCGAACTCTCGGAGGAGCTCGGGCTATGCGGCGGGATATACTTCGTCGAGGCCAGGCCCGCAGCGTACACTCTCGGAGAGGAGCTCAACAGCAATACATTCGTCATCCATTTCGAGAAAGGCGTCCCCGGCTTCAAGGGGCTTCTCCAGTTCGTAAACAGGAGCTTCGCATCGATACTCCCGGATAAGTACAGGCTCATAAACAGGGAACAGGACCTGGGGCTCAATGGGCTACGGAAAGCAAAGACGAGCTACAGGCCAGTAGGGTTCGTTAAAAAATACAGGGCGTTCACCAAGCGGCCTTGA
- the dnaJ gene encoding molecular chaperone DnaJ — protein sequence MDEKDFYKILGVSRDATVDEIKKAYRKLAHQYHPDKHAGDKEKEDKFKLINEAYETLKDPQKRANYDRFGYAGSGAGFGGGAPGGFGADFQDIFGEVFSDFFGGGGRRRPGPERGADLRFDLEISFDEAAFGTEKAVKVERTVACSVCSGSGAKPGTHPVTCSTCGGAGQVRFQQGFFSIARTCPACQGQGSVIKDPCTECRGSGKTRSVTPLTVKIPGGVDSGSRLRLAGEGEYGDRNGPSGDLYIFITVRPHPIFRREKDDVICEVPISFSQAALGAEIEVPTIEGPAKLKVPAGTQSGKVFRLPGKGIASVHTGRRGDEQVIIKLETPTKLNKRQKELLQEFAEISGEDTTPLRKNFFSKVKEIFE from the coding sequence ATGGACGAAAAGGATTTTTACAAGATACTCGGCGTTTCCAGGGACGCGACCGTTGACGAGATAAAGAAGGCGTACCGGAAGCTCGCGCACCAGTACCACCCTGACAAGCACGCCGGGGACAAGGAAAAAGAGGACAAGTTCAAGCTCATAAACGAGGCCTACGAGACGCTCAAGGACCCGCAGAAAAGGGCCAATTACGACAGGTTCGGATACGCGGGCTCGGGCGCGGGCTTCGGGGGAGGCGCGCCCGGCGGCTTCGGAGCGGACTTCCAGGACATATTCGGCGAGGTCTTCTCGGACTTCTTCGGCGGCGGCGGAAGGAGGAGGCCGGGCCCCGAGCGGGGCGCCGACCTTCGATTCGACCTCGAGATAAGCTTTGACGAGGCGGCCTTCGGGACCGAAAAGGCCGTAAAGGTAGAGCGGACGGTCGCCTGTTCGGTCTGCTCAGGGAGCGGCGCAAAGCCAGGCACTCATCCGGTGACCTGCTCGACTTGCGGAGGGGCGGGGCAGGTCAGGTTCCAGCAGGGCTTTTTCAGCATAGCCCGGACCTGTCCGGCATGCCAGGGGCAGGGGAGCGTCATAAAGGACCCCTGCACCGAGTGCAGGGGGAGCGGCAAGACGAGATCGGTTACGCCGCTCACTGTAAAAATACCGGGCGGGGTCGATAGCGGATCGAGGCTAAGGCTCGCTGGCGAGGGCGAGTACGGAGACAGGAACGGCCCGTCCGGGGACCTCTATATCTTCATCACGGTCCGGCCGCACCCGATATTCAGGCGCGAGAAGGACGACGTAATCTGCGAGGTGCCGATAAGCTTCAGCCAGGCCGCGCTCGGCGCCGAGATAGAGGTGCCGACGATAGAGGGCCCTGCCAAGCTCAAGGTCCCTGCGGGCACCCAGTCCGGGAAGGTATTCAGGCTCCCCGGCAAGGGCATCGCCTCGGTGCATACGGGCAGGCGCGGCGACGAGCAGGTCATTATAAAACTTGAAACCCCCACCAAGCTCAACAAGAGGCAGAAGGAGCTCCTTCAGGAGTTCGCAGAGATAAGCGGCGAGGATACGACGCCGCTAAGGAAGAACTTCTTCTCAAAGGTCAAGGAAATCTTCGAATGA
- a CDS encoding ArsB/NhaD family transporter: protein MEFDFFLAIAIFALVYALLIWDKINRAVVALLGASALIVLGVINQEAAVEGIDFNTIGLLIGMMIIVFISQKTGMFQYIAIKGAKISKGDPWRILISLSIVTAVLSALLDNVTTVLLTVPITLLITEELEVSPYPFLVSQILMSNIGGTATLIGDPPNIMIGSAVGLTFMDFVFGVGPVIPIIAIATLIPLKVIYGKSFRVSDERKKRIMEFREAEALTDRSLMIKCLAVLGLVIGGFILQRHLHLEPATIALFGAAILLLISKEDLHGVMEKVEWTSIFFFIGLFIVVHGLIEVGFIRLMADMMLEATGGHLVTTGFVILWGSAIASSIVDNIPFVATMIPLIKGMAPSFGGDSAVLPLWWSLSLGACLGGNGTIIGASANVVVAGIAHRNGHAIGFFKFMLLAYPLMLFSIAIATVYMYIRYLG, encoded by the coding sequence ATGGAGTTTGATTTTTTTCTCGCAATCGCGATATTCGCACTGGTGTATGCTCTTCTCATCTGGGACAAGATAAACAGGGCCGTTGTAGCGCTCCTCGGCGCGTCGGCCCTCATAGTGCTTGGCGTCATAAACCAGGAGGCCGCGGTCGAGGGGATCGACTTCAACACCATCGGCCTCCTCATCGGCATGATGATAATAGTCTTCATCTCGCAGAAGACGGGGATGTTCCAGTACATAGCCATAAAAGGGGCCAAGATCTCAAAGGGCGACCCATGGAGGATACTGATATCCCTTTCAATCGTGACCGCGGTCCTTTCGGCCCTGCTCGATAACGTCACGACGGTGCTCCTTACGGTCCCGATAACGCTACTCATAACCGAGGAGCTGGAGGTAAGCCCTTATCCCTTCCTGGTCTCCCAGATACTCATGTCCAATATCGGCGGCACGGCGACCCTTATCGGCGACCCGCCGAACATCATGATAGGGAGCGCCGTGGGGCTCACATTCATGGACTTCGTCTTCGGAGTGGGGCCGGTAATACCGATCATCGCCATCGCCACTCTGATACCGTTGAAGGTAATATACGGGAAGTCCTTCAGGGTCTCGGATGAAAGGAAGAAGAGGATAATGGAGTTCAGGGAGGCGGAGGCCCTGACCGACAGGTCTCTAATGATAAAGTGCCTCGCAGTCCTCGGGCTTGTCATAGGCGGCTTCATACTCCAGCGCCATCTCCACCTCGAGCCGGCCACAATAGCCCTCTTCGGAGCCGCGATACTGCTCCTCATATCAAAGGAGGACCTGCACGGCGTCATGGAGAAGGTCGAGTGGACTTCCATATTCTTCTTCATCGGACTGTTCATAGTCGTCCACGGGCTCATAGAGGTGGGCTTCATAAGGCTCATGGCCGACATGATGCTTGAGGCGACAGGAGGGCATCTGGTCACAACCGGGTTCGTGATACTATGGGGGTCCGCTATCGCTTCCTCGATAGTCGACAACATCCCGTTCGTCGCGACCATGATACCGCTCATAAAGGGCATGGCCCCGTCCTTCGGGGGGGACTCCGCAGTGCTGCCGCTCTGGTGGTCGCTCTCGCTGGGCGCGTGCCTCGGAGGGAACGGCACGATTATCGGCGCTTCGGCGAACGTCGTGGTCGCCGGCATAGCGCACAGGAACGGGCACGCGATAGGGTTCTTCAAGTTCATGCTGCTAGCTTACCCGCTCATGCTTTTTTCGATAGCAATCGCGACGGTCTACATGTATATAAGGTACCTGGGATAG
- the hemW gene encoding radical SAM family heme chaperone HemW, which produces MGLLGKKEEGIGVYAHIPFCLSKCPYCAFNSVAAKDAAAYEERYVECLVKELGARAGKENIPGPLRTFYIGGGTPTLFSPEAIGKLLTSAIGIFGIGNSHGIESTIEANPDTLTPSKLAGYRRHGVNRLSIGFQSLDDARLAALGRTHTASRAAQAFKWGRDAGFENIGIDLIFGTPGQDPAGWQEELSSAALLKPEHISLYGMTIEEGTPFYRRYGPGKTGLPGEDAESEMFSAAVKTLKSAGYRHYEVSNFALPGRESVHNSLYWKGAPYIGVGAGAHSYLPWPGWGRRWWNETRHEEYMGKVEADLDPSAGGEELGRDEAMIEAVMLGLRMVDGGVNGERFKEKFGCYPGAALPGLEGLIKEGLVRKRGEDVLVTESGLLLLNEVAARML; this is translated from the coding sequence GTGGGACTACTCGGAAAAAAAGAAGAAGGAATAGGCGTTTACGCCCACATACCTTTTTGCCTCAGCAAATGCCCTTACTGCGCCTTCAACTCGGTCGCTGCCAAGGATGCCGCGGCTTACGAAGAGCGGTATGTGGAATGCCTTGTAAAGGAGCTTGGGGCGAGGGCCGGTAAAGAGAACATTCCTGGCCCGCTCCGTACCTTCTATATCGGCGGCGGCACTCCGACCCTCTTCTCCCCTGAAGCCATAGGGAAGCTTTTAACATCCGCGATCGGTATCTTCGGGATCGGCAACTCACACGGAATCGAGTCCACGATTGAGGCCAACCCGGATACCCTCACCCCGTCCAAGCTCGCCGGATACAGGCGGCATGGCGTAAACAGGCTATCCATCGGGTTCCAGTCGCTCGATGACGCCAGGCTCGCCGCGCTCGGCAGGACCCATACCGCGTCAAGGGCGGCCCAGGCTTTCAAATGGGGCAGGGATGCCGGTTTCGAGAATATCGGCATAGACCTCATCTTCGGAACGCCAGGCCAGGACCCGGCCGGGTGGCAAGAGGAGCTTTCAAGCGCCGCTCTCCTGAAACCCGAGCACATCTCGCTTTACGGGATGACCATTGAGGAAGGCACCCCCTTTTACCGCAGATACGGCCCAGGAAAGACCGGACTTCCGGGCGAGGATGCCGAATCAGAGATGTTCTCCGCGGCCGTAAAGACCCTCAAGTCAGCCGGCTACAGGCATTACGAGGTCTCGAACTTCGCGCTCCCCGGCCGCGAGAGCGTCCATAACAGCCTCTACTGGAAAGGGGCCCCTTATATCGGCGTGGGGGCCGGCGCCCATTCATACCTTCCCTGGCCAGGCTGGGGCAGGAGATGGTGGAACGAGACCCGCCATGAAGAGTACATGGGAAAGGTCGAGGCGGACCTCGATCCTTCAGCCGGAGGCGAGGAGCTCGGAAGGGATGAGGCCATGATCGAGGCCGTAATGCTCGGGCTAAGGATGGTGGACGGGGGCGTAAACGGGGAAAGGTTCAAGGAAAAGTTCGGGTGTTATCCGGGCGCGGCCCTTCCCGGCCTTGAAGGGCTTATAAAGGAAGGACTGGTCCGGAAAAGGGGAGAGGACGTACTGGTTACCGAGTCCGGGCTCCTCCTCCTTAACGAGGTCGCGGCCAGGATGCTTTAA
- a CDS encoding CBS domain-containing protein, translating to MTAASIMTKEVLTIRDSGTMLDAFRLLKEKKVRQIPVLDGQNRVIGVITPRALMKAILPRYVSDGLVADVKFAPELPDFVKNIDSLARKKVSDLMERDFVTVGPETSTMEVAALLVNPEKHADSVVVVDDMNRLLGIISPWDVFRRLWDYSEKKKKE from the coding sequence ATGACAGCCGCAAGCATAATGACCAAAGAGGTGCTTACGATCCGGGATTCCGGGACCATGCTCGACGCATTCAGGCTTTTAAAGGAGAAAAAGGTCAGGCAGATACCGGTCCTTGACGGGCAAAACAGGGTCATAGGGGTCATAACCCCTCGCGCACTCATGAAGGCGATACTGCCGAGGTACGTGAGCGACGGCCTTGTCGCGGACGTGAAGTTCGCTCCGGAGCTACCGGACTTCGTGAAGAACATCGATTCGCTCGCCCGTAAGAAGGTCTCCGACCTCATGGAGCGGGACTTCGTAACGGTTGGGCCGGAGACCTCGACCATGGAAGTAGCGGCCCTTCTCGTAAACCCCGAGAAGCACGCGGACTCGGTGGTCGTGGTGGACGACATGAATCGGCTGCTCGGAATTATCTCGCCCTGGGACGTTTTCAGGAGGCTGTGGGACTACTCGGAAAAAAAGAAGAAGGAATAG
- the hrcA gene encoding heat-inducible transcriptional repressor HrcA — translation MQGFSERTSNVLRAIIQDFIRTAEPVSSKAISTNYSLGISPATIRNIMAELEVHGYLRQPHTSAGRIPTEKSFRFYIDGMRELREPEKEDKDLLKKSCERAASLDEMLSDTAKALSSITSCAGLMFIPRRESFVIKHISLLPIDASGVIVLLVSRHGQVESKIVRMEGIAKLELERISNYLNSFAGGLTLKGLRARIIEEMQRDKNLYDELLLKALRLGAEALEDSGRAGEDDIVVEGKINIIEQPEFRDDIERMKKIFSAFEEKSLLIKLLDKSLDESGIRIYLGSESAVEEFEGLGFVTAPYGRREALGTLGVVGPVRMDYSRIIPLVDYASGLLTKVL, via the coding sequence ATGCAGGGATTTTCAGAGCGCACCAGCAACGTCCTGAGGGCGATAATACAGGATTTCATACGGACCGCGGAGCCGGTAAGCTCCAAGGCCATATCCACGAACTATTCCCTCGGCATAAGCCCGGCCACCATAAGGAACATCATGGCCGAGCTCGAGGTCCACGGGTATTTGAGGCAGCCGCACACTTCAGCGGGCAGGATACCCACGGAAAAGAGCTTCAGGTTCTATATCGACGGCATGCGGGAGCTCCGGGAACCGGAGAAGGAGGACAAGGACCTCCTGAAGAAGAGTTGCGAGCGGGCGGCGAGCCTCGACGAGATGCTCTCGGATACCGCCAAGGCCCTCTCGTCCATAACCAGCTGCGCGGGGCTCATGTTCATACCGAGGAGGGAGAGCTTCGTAATAAAGCACATAAGCCTCCTACCCATAGACGCATCAGGGGTGATAGTGCTCCTGGTCTCAAGGCACGGGCAGGTCGAGAGCAAGATTGTCCGCATGGAAGGGATAGCGAAGCTCGAGCTTGAGAGGATATCCAATTACCTGAACTCCTTTGCCGGCGGGCTTACCCTCAAGGGCCTCCGGGCCCGGATAATCGAAGAGATGCAGAGGGACAAGAACCTCTATGACGAGCTCCTCCTGAAGGCCCTGCGGCTCGGGGCCGAGGCGCTCGAAGACAGCGGCAGGGCCGGGGAGGACGACATAGTAGTCGAAGGCAAGATCAATATCATCGAGCAGCCGGAATTCAGGGACGACATCGAAAGGATGAAGAAGATATTTTCGGCATTCGAGGAGAAGAGCCTCCTTATAAAGCTTCTGGACAAGAGCCTTGACGAGAGCGGCATCCGCATATACCTCGGCTCCGAGAGCGCGGTCGAGGAGTTCGAGGGCCTGGGCTTCGTTACAGCCCCCTACGGCAGAAGGGAAGCGCTCGGCACGCTCGGCGTGGTCGGCCCGGTCCGCATGGACTACTCCAGGATAATACCCCTGGTGGACTACGCCTCCGGGCTCCTTACGAAGGTCCTTTAG